The DNA region AGGAGGGCGAGGGGAGTTCCCTCTGCCTTGCCCGGGCGCCGGACGGGAAGGGGCTCTCCGTCCTGGTGTCGACGGACCACGACTACCTCTGGTCGCCCGACGGCAAGCGACCGCTCCTGCAGCGCGCGATCGACAACGACATCGTGCTCCTGAAGAACTTCCGCCAGCCGTTCTCCCGGATCCGTAGAAGTCGCTCCCCTCCCGGCGCGCGGGTGGAATGCCGGAGATCGGCCCGACCGCGGCCCACACCGGGAGTTCCGCGGTGCTCCCCGACGGGCTGGTGCCGTCGCGGTTCGGTCCCGGTGCCGCCGATGGTCGCGACTGCCAGCGCCCCCCGGAGCGTCCGTCCATGCGTCGAGAGGACGCCTCGTTGCGAGGCGGCGCGATTGCCGACACGGCGATCAGAGGATTCCCGCCGCCCCCCCTTCCCGCGGGTGTAGACTGCGCAAACGTGTGGAACGCAGCGCATCCGTGACCTGGCGCGATGCGCCCGATTCGACGCCGGGAGCACCGCCCATGACGCAACTTCGGTTCCGACCGTCCCCCCGCATGGCGATCGCGCTGATCGCCGTCTGTACTTTGGCCGCGACTTCTCCCAGCTGGGCGCAGAAGGCGACCCGAACCGAGCACGATCTGCTGGGCGCCAAGGAGGTCCCCGCGGACGCGTACTACGGCGTCCAGACCGCCCGTGCGCTCGAGAACTTCCAGCTCTCGGGGATCCCGATCAACCACTACCCGGGGTTCGTCGAAGCGTGGGCGATCGTGAAGCTCGCCGCCGCACGAGCCAATACCGACGTCGGCGCCATGAAGCCCGAGACCCTCGCCGCCATCGAGAAGGCGGCGAAGGCGGTCCTCGACGGCAAGTACCACGACCAGTTCCTCGTCGACTGGTATCAGGGCGGCGCCGGCACCTCGACCAACATGAACGCGAACGAGGTCCTGGCCAACGTCGCCCTGGAGCTCACGGGGCACAAGAAGGGCGAGTACACGATCGTCGAGCCGCACGACCACCTGAACATGTCGCAGTCGACGAACGACTCCTACCCGACGGCGATCAAGGTCGCCTTCCTGCTGCGCAACGACAAGCTGATCCAGGAGATGGAGAAGCTCGTCGCCTCCTTCCGCGCCAAGGGCCGGCAGTACCTGCGCGTGGTCAAGATGGGCCGCACGGAGATGCAGGACGCGGTGCCGATGACCGTCGGCCAGGAGTTCCATGCCTTCGCCGCGTCCCTCGAGACCGAGATCGGGGTGCTGAAGGACGCCGAGAAGTACCTCTATCCCGTCAACATGGGGGCGACGGCGATCGGCACCGGGATCAACGTCCCCAAGGGGTACGCGGAGAAATGCGCCGCGCACCTGGCCAAGCTGACCGGCAAGCCGATCGTCCCCGCCGGCGACATGCTGGCCGCCACCTGGGACCAGCAGGGGTTCGTGGCCTACTCGTCGGCGCTCAAGAGCGTCGCGATCAAGATCTCGAAGATCTCGAGCGACCTGATCCTCCTCGCCTCCGGCCCGCGCGCGGGTCTGGCCGAGATCAACCTTCCGGCGCTCCAGCCCGGCTCGTCGATCATGCCGGGGAAGGTCAACCCCGTCGTCCCCGAGGTGATGAACATCATCGCCTACCGGGTCATGGGGAACGACTACGCGGTCACGCTGGCCGCCCACTCCGGCCAGCTCCAGCTCAACCCCTACGAGCCGCTCGCCGGCCTGGCTTCGATGGAGTCCCAGAGCCTGCTCTACAACGGGTCGGTCCTGTTCCGGACCAAGTGCATCGACGGCATCACGGTGAACGAGAAGGTGCTCGAGCACTACATGACGACGACGATCGGCATCGTCACCGCCTTGAACCCGGTGCTGGGGTACGAGAAGGCCACCGAGCTCGCCGCCGAAGCGCAGAAGAGCGGCAAGGGGATTCTCGAGGTCATCCGCGAGAAGAAGGTCCTCACCGAGGCTCAGATCAAGGACCTGCTGGATCCGATGAAGCTCACGAACCTGGATCCGACCCTGTACGAGAAGAAGTAGCGCGGGCACGGAAGCCGCTTTCGAGACGGGAGGAACGTCCATGACGACTCGCAGACTCGCGGCAGGGCTCTTCACGGCCCTTTTGTGCGCCTCCGTGGCGATGGCGCAGGGCGCCCGGAAGCCGAGGATCAAGATCCTGGCCACCGGCGGCACCATCGCGGGCGCGGCGCTCAAGCCGACGGATCCCGGCTACAAGTCCGGCGCCGTCGGCGTGGACGTCCTGATCGCCGCCGTCCCGCAGCTCAAGGAGATCGCCGAGGTCTCGGGCGAGCAGATCGCGAGCATCGGCAGCCAGGACATGAACGACGAGGTCTGGCTCAAGCTCGCCAAGCGCGTGAACGAGCTGCTCGCGTCCTCCGACGTCGACGGCATCGCGATCACGCACGGCACCGACACCCTCGAGGAGACCTCCTACTTCCTCCACCTCACGGTCCGAAGCGACAAGCCCGTCGTCATGACCGGCTCGATGCGGCCCTCCACCGCGATGAGCGCGGACGGGCCGCTCAACATCTACAACGCGGTCGCGATCGCGGCCGACCCCACGGCGCGCGGGCGGGGCGTCCTCGTCACGATCGACGACGACGTCCACTCCGGCCACGACATCATCAAGAACCACACGACCGACGTCGGGACCTTCTCCTCCGGGGAGGCCGGCCTCGTCGGCGCCGTGTTGTTCGGCAAGACGACCTGGTATCGGACCCCGGCACAGGTGCACACCTCGAAGAGCGAGCTGGGTATCGGCAGCGCCGGCACGCTGCCGCGCGTGGACATCCTCTACGCCCACGCCGGCATGTCCCCCGACCTGATCGCCGCCGCGGTGAAGAACGGCGCGAAGGGGATCGTCATGGCCGGCGTCGGCGACGGCAACATGACCGCGCCGGCGCTCGTGGAGTTCACCAAGGCGGCCAAGGCGGGGGTCGCTTGCGTGCGCTCGGCGCGCGTCAACGGCGGCATCGTCCGCCGCAACATCGAGACCAACGACGACGAGTCCGGGACGATCGCCTCGATGGAGCTGAACCCGGCCAAGGCGCGCGTGCTCCTGCAGCTGGCGCTCCTCAAGACGCAGGACGTCAAGAAGATCCAGGACTACTTCAACCGCTACTAGCCGTTCCGCGGGAGGGGTTCATGGGCGCCGGCCGTCTCGCTGCCGTTCTCCTGCTCTGCCTGGCGCTGGGGCCTCACGAGGCTCGCAGCGAGGAGAGCGGCGCTGCCGAGGCGGCGCCCCAGGAGATCGACACCGCGGAGCACGACGCGGGGGAGGACGACGACCCGAGGCCGCGACGGCGGCTCGTCAAGTGGAACGAATACGAAGGGCCGATCTCGACCTTCCGGCTCGGCTTCGGCCTCCTCATCGACTACTCCGCTTACGATCAGGACCCGGAAAGCGCGCAGCAGTTCTCCTTGAACGAGGAGGTCGGCGTGCGCGACTCCCGTCTGTTGTTCCGGGGGCGATTCCAGACCCAGCGGCCGCTCTCGTGGACGCTCGGGTACATGTACTCCGGCACCAACGACGAATGGTGGTTCCGCCAGACCGGAATCCAGATCGGATTTCCCGAGGCCGGCGGGGCGCTCTTCATCGGGCGGACCAAGGAAGGGTACTCGCTGATCAAGGTCATGACCGGGTACCACCCGTGGACGCAGGAGCGCTCCCCCGGCCTCGACGCGTTCGTGCCGATCCTCGCCGACGGGGCCAAGTGGATGGGGTTCTTCCCCAAGCCCCGCATCTTCTTCAGCCTCGGGGCGTTCGGGGACTGGCTCTCCGAGGACGAGTCCTTCGCGACCTACGACCATCAGTTCGTCACGCGCGTCGGCTGGCTGCCGATCGCCTCGGTGGAGGACAAGAGAGTCTGGCACGTCGCGGTGATGGGCCGGACCGGCCGGCCCGACGAGGGGAGCATCCGCTTCCGCTCGCGGCCGGAGGACGGTCTCGGCCCCTACTTCGTCGAGACCCCGTCGATGCCTGCCGACCGCGCGAGCACCACCGGGTTCGAGTCGTACTACCGATCGGGGCCGTGGCTGTTCGGGGGCGAGTACAACCGGCAGAGCGTCGATCGGACGGGTGGTGACGACGTGAAGTTCCACGCGGGGGACGTCGTCGCCGCCTGGATCCTCACGGGAGAGACGCGAGCGTACAACGCGCGCGGGGGGTACTTCGCCGCCGTCTCCCCCGACCGCCCGGTGTTCCAGGGAGGCCCGGGAGCCTGGGAGGCGGTCCTGCACGCGGCCTACATCGACCTCGACGACCGCGACATCCAGGGCGGGAAGTTCTGGCGCCTCACCGCGATGGTCAACTGGCACCTGTCGGACAACGTGCGCTTCGAGCTCGTCTACGGCTACGGCGGCCTCGAGCGCTTCGGTCTCGACGGCCGGACACGGTTCTTCCACTCGCGGCTGCAGTTCACGCTCTAGAGTCGGACGCTACTTCAGGCCGGCGATCAGGTTCTCGCTCAGGCGCGTGTACTCGGCCTTGAGCTCTCCTTGGGCCTTCGCCGCAAGCTCGGTATCGAGCTCGACGGGGACCTTGGTCTTCTCCCAGGCGATGACGAGGTTCACCTTGCCGCCGCGGATGTCCTGCAGGCCGATCGACATCGTCTCCAGCGGCTCAGCCACGGCGACGGGTGTCACTTTGACTCGTGCCTGATCGTCCTTCGGGTTTTTGGCGCACGAGCCCCACGGGTCCTTGACGACCTTGCTCGGAATCACGGTCCATTCGGATTCGCCGGGGATCGTGAACAGGGCGTACGAGCCCGCGGGCACCGCCGCGGCATCTCCCGCGACGCGCGTTTGAAACGCGATCACGCCGAGGACGGAAGC from Candidatus Polarisedimenticolaceae bacterium includes:
- a CDS encoding type II asparaginase — protein: MTTRRLAAGLFTALLCASVAMAQGARKPRIKILATGGTIAGAALKPTDPGYKSGAVGVDVLIAAVPQLKEIAEVSGEQIASIGSQDMNDEVWLKLAKRVNELLASSDVDGIAITHGTDTLEETSYFLHLTVRSDKPVVMTGSMRPSTAMSADGPLNIYNAVAIAADPTARGRGVLVTIDDDVHSGHDIIKNHTTDVGTFSSGEAGLVGAVLFGKTTWYRTPAQVHTSKSELGIGSAGTLPRVDILYAHAGMSPDLIAAAVKNGAKGIVMAGVGDGNMTAPALVEFTKAAKAGVACVRSARVNGGIVRRNIETNDDESGTIASMELNPAKARVLLQLALLKTQDVKKIQDYFNRY
- a CDS encoding porin, producing the protein MGAGRLAAVLLLCLALGPHEARSEESGAAEAAPQEIDTAEHDAGEDDDPRPRRRLVKWNEYEGPISTFRLGFGLLIDYSAYDQDPESAQQFSLNEEVGVRDSRLLFRGRFQTQRPLSWTLGYMYSGTNDEWWFRQTGIQIGFPEAGGALFIGRTKEGYSLIKVMTGYHPWTQERSPGLDAFVPILADGAKWMGFFPKPRIFFSLGAFGDWLSEDESFATYDHQFVTRVGWLPIASVEDKRVWHVAVMGRTGRPDEGSIRFRSRPEDGLGPYFVETPSMPADRASTTGFESYYRSGPWLFGGEYNRQSVDRTGGDDVKFHAGDVVAAWILTGETRAYNARGGYFAAVSPDRPVFQGGPGAWEAVLHAAYIDLDDRDIQGGKFWRLTAMVNWHLSDNVRFELVYGYGGLERFGLDGRTRFFHSRLQFTL
- a CDS encoding aspartate ammonia-lyase → MTQLRFRPSPRMAIALIAVCTLAATSPSWAQKATRTEHDLLGAKEVPADAYYGVQTARALENFQLSGIPINHYPGFVEAWAIVKLAAARANTDVGAMKPETLAAIEKAAKAVLDGKYHDQFLVDWYQGGAGTSTNMNANEVLANVALELTGHKKGEYTIVEPHDHLNMSQSTNDSYPTAIKVAFLLRNDKLIQEMEKLVASFRAKGRQYLRVVKMGRTEMQDAVPMTVGQEFHAFAASLETEIGVLKDAEKYLYPVNMGATAIGTGINVPKGYAEKCAAHLAKLTGKPIVPAGDMLAATWDQQGFVAYSSALKSVAIKISKISSDLILLASGPRAGLAEINLPALQPGSSIMPGKVNPVVPEVMNIIAYRVMGNDYAVTLAAHSGQLQLNPYEPLAGLASMESQSLLYNGSVLFRTKCIDGITVNEKVLEHYMTTTIGIVTALNPVLGYEKATELAAEAQKSGKGILEVIREKKVLTEAQIKDLLDPMKLTNLDPTLYEKK
- a CDS encoding DUF2911 domain-containing protein, with the translated sequence MVARLLASVLGVIAFQTRVAGDAAAVPAGSYALFTIPGESEWTVIPSKVVKDPWGSCAKNPKDDQARVKVTPVAVAEPLETMSIGLQDIRGGKVNLVIAWEKTKVPVELDTELAAKAQGELKAEYTRLSENLIAGLK